tttaatatatttaaatcATATTAAAGAATtaaagtactttttaattttatttttatattttacttaaataaaatcaaAAGATTTAATTATTATCTTTAATAACAAATTTTtgagattatttaatttactTATAATATCAACAATTAAGTATCTATTTATGTTCTTATTTTGTAATTTGATacttaaaaatactttttgaaaaacttagccaaacacaaattattgaTCAAAAGAATTTTTTTAGAGTGATTAGCCAAATACAAACTGTTTCTCTCTAAAAGTACTTTTTCCAAAAGCATTCTTGGAAAAAACAGTTTTCAATATAAGTTGATTTTTCAGGCTTGCCAAACAATCTATCAATCTCATATAAGTTGTCATGAGCCACAAAACTAATTGCTGTTAGTGAGGCCATTTGTCCCTTCTTAGTTTCCTTGTAACATTTGAATACCTCTCAACTGTCGCTTTTGCCGCCTCCCTGTCCAATTCTCATATGTCTAAACTATTCTACTCACCATTTCCTCCGGCCATAGACTAGCTTATTTGTCAAATCCGTCATATTTTTTACTAATTGTTTTAACAGCAAATCATCATAGGTCCGGAACTGAAGTCTCCCGAGGCATTTAACACTTCTCTTTGATTGCATATTCCGTCGACCAAGATTTTATCTCCGGGATGGATCCGTCCAGGACAGGTACCAGCGCCGATGTCCCATTGCTTTCGCAACAAAACTCTCCAACAAGGGAGAACAACCAATGGATGATTTGGAGGGCAGTGTTCAACGTGTCGACAACTATTATTGGAGCAGGAATTATGTCAATCCCAGCAACTCTGAAGGTCTTAGGTGTTATTCCTGCATTTATGCTGATTGTTCTGGTTGCTATATTAGTAGAGATAACGGTAAATTTCATGTTGAGGGCCACGTATGCTGGCCAGTCGACGACGTACGCTGGATTGATGAAAGAGAATTTTGGAAAGACAGGTTCTTTGGCAGTACAAATTTGTGTAATGATCACTACTCTTGGTTGCTTGATCATGTACCTTATTATTATTGGTAAGTTTACTTTAATTTTCTTGTTAATGCTTCTCATTTGCAATGTCTAGATTTCAGAACAGAGCAAGTCATAGTTTAATTTTCTTGTTAATGCTTCTCATTAGCAAAGTAGAAGTATCAATTTTAGTTTAACACAAAGTCCATTTAACAAACCTTTGTTTGTGGTCACCATATGATAATTATCTTATGCAATGACGACAGTAGATATGCTTGAAAGCTGAATAGTGATTGATTTTACAAAGCCCTAATATTTCTTTTTTGTTGTAATTTCTATGATCAGGAGATGTGTTCTCTGGAAAAGGAGAACATCTTGGTATTCTTCAAGAATGGTTTGGGATTCACTGGTGGAATTCTCGCTATCTATCGATCCTATTCACTGTCTTGTTTGTTGTGCTTCCTCTAGTCCTATACCGTCGTGTAGGTTAGTAGATCCTGTCCTCTGTTGTTGAATTTCTATCAGATTTTACTTGCTTTTTATTAAAACAAGTAAAAAGATTCACTAGTAGCTTGCTTTTCTATGGCTTGTGATTGCAGAATCATTATGGTTCAGTTCAGCAGTAGCGATTATCCTAGCGATTGTATTTGTCGGTATATGTACTGTCATGGCATTCATTGCAATCGCAAAAGGGCAAATAGTAAGGCCAAGAATGCTACCGGAGTTGAATAGTACTAAATCCTTCTTTAATCTTTTCACCGCCATCCCAGTAATTGTAACAGCTTTTGCATTTCACTTCAATGGTAACATTAATTAGATACTTGATCATACTCTAGATGTTAAATTTACAAACTTCTGAAATAAAAACTTGAATGCAGTTCATCCTATTGGAATTGAGCTAGGGAAACCTGGAGCTATGACCACTGCTGTCAAAATTTCACTAGTAATTTGTGCAGCCATATATTTTTCGATTGGCATTTTTGGATATCTTTTGTTTGGAGATTCAATAAATGCAGATATACTTGTAAATTTTGGAATGTCCTCTGGCAGTGTTGCAATCAGTCCTATTCTAAATGATGTGGTTCGCTTGAGCTATGCGCTTCACCTAATGCTGGTGTTTCCTCTCTTAAACTTCTCTCTGAGGGCCAATATCGACGAACTCATATTCCCTAAGAAAGAGCATTTGTCAACTGACACGAAACGATTCATGTACCTTACATTGATCTTGTTAGCCTTGTCATATTTAGTAGCCATTGCTATACCGTCAATATGGTACATTTACCAGTTTATGGGATCAACTTCAAATGCTTGCCTTGCCTTCATATTCCCAGGTGCAATTGCTCTAAGGtctttctttatctttcttttccCCCAAACTTTAGAAATCTGAATGATTTTCTTTATTAGTATGTTTTAGGCTGAACATGAACATTTTATTTCCTGTTCGGCAGAGATGTTCATGGTTTATCTTCAAGGAAAGACAAGATAATCGCAGTGGTCATGATTGTTCTAGCTGCTGTGACGAGTATTATTGCTATTGCTGCAAACATCTACGATCTGATAGGAAATAGTTCATAAATGTTTTATCTTCTCGATTGGACTTTTTATATTTTCACTCTGCTGCGACAAATTTCTGTGTATTGTTGTGCAATATTAGCTAGTTTCCATTGTTGTATCGTTGTGAATACAATATATAGCCAAATTCTCAGATTTTTTTATACAAATATTTACATTATTTCTTAACTCTACCAAGAAAGAGAGCTTGAAGATGAAAATGACTAGCTAGTCTAATTTATGAtcaggaagaaagaagaaacttACAACTGGATACACTTCCAGTTCAACCAAATTATGTAGGGAAAAACTGATCTATATATTTATAGTCATCAAAAAAGGCTAAATTCCAGTGGGTCTCTTTGACACATATGTACATTAAGAGAAAGGGAGCAAGGAAGCAGCCAAATTGCTAAGTCTAGGGACATAAACTCCTATGATTCCCCGTATATTTCATTATATATTATCAATATTGAGACAATAAACGCATAATCAACACCAGGATATACTCTTAGGTCAAAATTTTCTCTTCCTTTGAAGAAGCTTCCAAGTTTGAATTTCTCTTTCACCTGCACATTTAAAGTAAAGAATAAGCTTCTTTACTCAAGAGAGCCTTgcataactggtaaagttgttgt
This sequence is a window from Nicotiana sylvestris chromosome 3, ASM39365v2, whole genome shotgun sequence. Protein-coding genes within it:
- the LOC104215411 gene encoding amino acid transporter AVT6C-like isoform X1, which gives rise to MDPSRTGTSADVPLLSQQNSPTRENNQWMIWRAVFNVSTTIIGAGIMSIPATLKVLGVIPAFMLIVLVAILVEITVNFMLRATYAGQSTTYAGLMKENFGKTGSLAVQICVMITTLGCLIMYLIIIGDVFSGKGEHLGILQEWFGIHWWNSRYLSILFTVLFVVLPLVLYRRVESLWFSSAVAIILAIVFVGICTVMAFIAIAKGQIVRPRMLPELNSTKSFFNLFTAIPVIVTAFAFHFNVHPIGIELGKPGAMTTAVKISLVICAAIYFSIGIFGYLLFGDSINADILVNFGMSSGSVAISPILNDVVRLSYALHLMLVFPLLNFSLRANIDELIFPKKEHLSTDTKRFMYLTLILLALSYLVAIAIPSIWYIYQFMGSTSNACLAFIFPGAIALRDVHGLSSRKDKIIAVVMIVLAAVTSIIAIAANIYDLIGNSS
- the LOC104215411 gene encoding amino acid transporter AVT6C-like isoform X2, which gives rise to MDPSRTGTSADVPLLSQQNSPTRENNQWMIWRAVFNVSTTIIGAGIMSIPATLKVLGVIPAFMLIVLVAILVEITVNFMLRATYAGQSTTYAGLMKENFGKTGSLAVQICVMITTLGCLIMYLIIIGDVFSGKGEHLGILQEWFGIHWWNSRYLSILFTVLFVVLPLVLYRRVESLWFSSAVAIILAIVFVGICTVMAFIAIAKGQIVRPRMLPELNSTKSFFNLFTAIPVIVTAFAFHFNVHPIGIELGKPGAMTTAVKISLVICAAIYFSIGIFGYLLFGDSINADILVNFGMSSGSVAISPILNDVVRLSYALHLMLVFPLLNFSLRANIDELIFPKKEHLSTDTKRFMYLTLILLALSYLVAIAIPSIWYIYQFMGSTSNACLAFIFPEMFMVYLQGKTR